The following is a genomic window from Branchiostoma lanceolatum isolate klBraLanc5 chromosome 10, klBraLanc5.hap2, whole genome shotgun sequence.
ccatgttgatttaattatatcAATGACATTCTCTGGGCTCCCCATCCAATACATTAGGATCCGTTTTCTCTTTGCAATtaacggcatatatttgctcatacaatgtaatatatattgcagctaaatttttttatttaacGTTTCAGTCTGGtttcaaactttttctttttGGAACCTGAAATTGATGCACGTGGATATGTCATGaatataacaacaaacaaaactttactAGTCTTTGCTAACCTCGTTGATTCTCCTTCTCTTGGGTCTTTTCCTCCCCTTCCTCTCCTCCTGCTCCAGTGCAAGCTCCAGGCTGAAGGCTTCAGAAATGTCCACGCCTTTTTTATTTGGTTCTACAGCAGCGGGTTTCGGCGTCTCTTTCCCGTTGTCTTCCTCTTGTTCCATCAGTTCCGCGAACTCGGAGAACGAGAGTTTCCCCTCCAGGTACTTCGCAGTGAGAGAAGTATCCGCCGGGTTAGTTGTGGAACTCCCTTCTTCTTCCACGACCTCCATTTCTTCTTCATTCTCGTCGTCTTCGTCGCTGTCGTCTCCTCTTTTCTCGATGCCAACGTCGTCGTGGTCGAAGCTATCATCGTCGTCTGAGTCGTCGTTGTAGGAAGGCCCGGCggcaccgcccccctcccccatcgtcGGTAACAACCGACCAGTTTGGCCGACTCCTGTCAGCCCCCCTGTACTCGTGCCCGGCTGTGGGGCCAATTGTACGAACGATTGGATCCCCCTCTCTTGTCTGAACGCATCGAACTCCTGAAAGGACACCTCTCCGCGGAGATATTGGGCGACTCTTCGCTCAATCTCCTCCGCTGAAGACATGCCTGAATCCGTCATGTTGGGTTCAGAGGTGAAAGCTCAAAAGTCAGGGGCAACACTATAACAACTGCGGGGGATGCCTTGAGTAAGTGCTGAAAAGCTttctgttggttggttggttggtttcaAAAAGCACGGAGTGGTCTCAATAATTTTCATACAGGAACCATACGAATGACCTACAGATAACACATTTAACATTTTAAGAGCATATGTTATTTTCGGtttaaaaatgtagaaatatatcAAAATCTCCCTGTCTCTCATTCCCTAAAACTATGTGAAATGGATAGTCCCTACCTTTCCAAAACCTTACCCTCATGTGAAATGCATGGTCCCTATCCCTATCCCAGAACATCAACCTCAAATGAATTGAAAGGTCCTTTCCTCCATGCCCCAAATTAATGTATgtgaaatggatggtccctccctTCCTTCCCAGATGATGATGCTGATTGCTTCTCTGTATTTTTTCCATCCCTAAACACCATCGCTGGTTGATCCCCACAAAAGCGCAGTATTTGTCATGTGACTGTAAGTAAAGGTCCAAAGTCCAAGCATGATGTGGAGTGATCGGGTTTTCTACATCGCTATGATGCAAAGTCCACTTACGAAAGTCTTTCATGATCACATTCTCCTATTCTCGTGACGTTATGAGGTGCAGATAGAGATGGTACCCAGCCGTTGTGTGACTCTCAATTACGTACACTAAACGTTGAACGTTGTGTAGACTGGGATGTCATAAAGCCCAAACGCAAGGAGGTCCTTCATTGTTTAAGTTGACAAAGTCTAGTCTGGAGCAGCTAAGTAGACGGACGGCAGGGCTCAAATTACAAAGGTATGTCGCTGATTAGGTTACATCGCttatgaatacaaatgtatgtgactGATTAATAAATGTTGGATGTTCGTGCTGAAATGTTCCAAAGGGTCAACTTCCTAATTAAAACTGATGAACATAATTTAAAAACACGCTGAAATATATATAGTGAGTATGTGGTTTGGGGTTTCCGGAAAAGGTGGGCTAGGCTTGTAGTCTACCTCAGCAGGCTACCCAAGGCTTTGCATCATACTCACTATATTGCctctaatggaatttccttcAGGAAAAACTGGCTCAAGTTGTTggtgggctggaggtaaggcatcAGCTGATCATATTTTGCTGGGGCatgctgtgtgtttgtgtgtggtatATATTTGAACTGTCTCCTTATTTTGTCCTCCAGGCGAACGCTGCCAACCATCTCCAAACATTCAAGTACAAACAGCATTTATAAATCAAGCTCGACATGGGGCGTTCATTGCGTGAGGTCATCACGGTGGAACCCGTCATCGCCCTGTACATGATGGCCCTCAACCTGCAGACgccggtactgcagcaggtggTCTGGGTCAAGTCCTGTCTCAGCATGTTCAACAACCAGACCTTCTGCGACGGGCTTGAGAAAAGCGACGACGTCGAGCTGCAAGATGAGGTGCAGAGCCAGGCTTCGATGTGGATCCTCGCCAACGTGATCGCTCTCACCATCCCCTCCATCATCGTCACCGTTTTCGTCGGGCCGTGGAGCGACCGTGTCGGGCGGAAGGTCGCCATGATCCTTCCTGCGCTCGGAGGCTGCCTCATGAGCGTCAACATCGTCTTCCAGTCCTGGTGGATCAACCTCCCGTGGTACTTGTTGCTCATCGGACCCTTCATAAGTGGTTTCTGCGGCGGCTTCGCGACAGTCTTGCTGTCTGTCTTCAGCTACCTGGCTGACGTCACCACCGAAGAGGAGCGAACCAAAAGAATGGGGATCGTAGACGCCACGAACACGTTAGGGTGCACTGTCGGCTTGCTGCTGAGTGGCGTGATGGCAGACAATGTCGGCTATGTCCCAGTCTTCATCACTTGCGCTGCTCTACAGCTTTTACTGATACTCTACGTCATCTTTTGGTTGAAGAATCCCGCTCCTGTCAGGCCGAGGACGACATCTCTGCTGAACGTTGACCCTTCGGAACAAAAGGGGGCGTGCCTTCAATTCTTCAGTCTCAGTAATGTCAAGAAGGTGGCTCAAATATGCACGAAGAAGAGACCAAACAACCGAAGGGTGCATGTGAACCTCACCTACCTGTGTCTTTTCCTCACTGCACTTATTCCAGCAGGTAAGAGTTACATTATTACGTATTAAAAACATGGTTGAAAAGACATTagtcaaaaaatattttctgttatatttcactCTATACCATTGGAGTTAGGGCTTCACAGAACACCATTTCtattgtacattcaaatttATGTATACTACATACATTTAAGATTAACATTCTCAATAGAAGAATTTCTCAATAGAAGAATGttgatacaa
Proteins encoded in this region:
- the LOC136443047 gene encoding lysosomal proton-coupled steroid conjugate and bile acid symporter SLC46A3-like, translating into MGRSLREVITVEPVIALYMMALNLQTPVLQQVVWVKSCLSMFNNQTFCDGLEKSDDVELQDEVQSQASMWILANVIALTIPSIIVTVFVGPWSDRVGRKVAMILPALGGCLMSVNIVFQSWWINLPWYLLLIGPFISGFCGGFATVLLSVFSYLADVTTEEERTKRMGIVDATNTLGCTVGLLLSGVMADNVGYVPVFITCAALQLLLILYVIFWLKNPAPVRPRTTSLLNVDPSEQKGACLQFFSLSNVKKVAQICTKKRPNNRRVHVNLTYLCLFLTALIPAGVAETGLLFVKAEPLKWSESLYGYWQATQNIIPSITLLVVMPFLAKRLPDTALVIIGGVSYVAKFEIMAFSSTTWLMFCAAAAGAFQYLALGALHGMISKQVDSSEQGATFSLMGVLECGSALFSSLIFNSLYAATIRYFHGACFLLMVLMSFFIIVINVWQEWDQKPQWVSPSLQDSDDRFDNRKTALIT